The genomic segment GGACTATGTGAAGACAGTAAGTGTCACCCAAAGACTGGAATCCATTTACTCACCTGGAATCGGTATACTTGCCTGAAGATGAAAACATTAAACTGGATAAAAGCTCCTCATTGAACACTCTTTAGGTGAGTTATATGTCTTAGCCTTTATGTCTAGATATGAGTGGGATAAGTGGCTCTCATACAAGAAAATAGTGAGTAGTATTGTAGGTACTGTGGAAAATTTCACATATGTTCTACTGTGTTGTGCTGGCAAGGCTCCAAAGCAGCATGGAGAAAGGGCACATTGCTCACAGTGTTAGAACATATGATACAGCAAGACAAGAAGCAATCTCTCATggaaaacccccactttttaaagaaaaccaatGCTTCCAAATCACTAAGCAAGATAAACAGCACACAGGGAAAACCTGATCTTATTGTAATCTGAACCACCAGCTACACTGCTACCTTAGCTCAGAATATTCAGATGTTCTGGTTACCTTCCAAAATCCATGTCCCCATCTTTAAATGTTGTTTTTGAAGtggttggtttttctttttgttttcttttttctgattttaaaagacagtttttcagtagcttttactttttttgcttaTGAAACTTTAAGAGCCATATCATGTATAAAGTATGAAGATACTAACTTCTTGAGTTAATTTCTTGTCACTTACTGAGTGGAAACATGAGCTATAAGTTTACACCAATAATAACCACATTGTGATTGGTTGTTTGGAGCAGGTGCATATATTACTAGATAAAAACAGAAGTatcacatttgttttctttgacttCTGAAACATCACCAGCTTTCGGGGATGAAATCTCTGTAACTCTTCTAGTCTTGTTTGCCTGTCTGTCATTTTGATTTTAATGGCAGCTCTGCTTTTTTAGTTTACCTGGTTACAGTAGGCTTTTACAGTCATTCTTTAGCCTCACGGGCTACCGCAACTGAATTAATTATAGCAAAGTGCTGCAACAGAACAGCAATAATGGTCTTTGAGATGTGCATTACACCAGAATCCCAGGTGGAtgtgttttttaataaacttgGCTTCATTGTGTGCATCAGTTTTTTCAACTGTCTAGAAACCAAGTTTGTGCATGCAGCTCTCTCTCACACACTTAAAAGTTATCTGCCTGGGCTAAGGGACCACACTGATGTACATCAAGCAAAAAGGTGAAAAGCAGTTGCACATATAGGTAATTTTAATCCATTCCATTTTTAAATACCACAATAGATTTGATTTTCACAATAAATTAAATAGCCATATTCAGTTTACAAAATAGAATTACTTAGTGTGAAACCAGTATTTACAAACATTGTACACTATGTACACGATGTTTAGCTTTGTCGACACACAAgcatagaagaaaaaattatttgacCTTTTTTTGACATGTGATTGACATGCTACTAGTGACACTATGGTCCATACAATAAAACAATAGTGCAAACTCACCACAGGAACTCTGAAACAGTGTAGTTTGTATGAGATAAGATATTAATTTCAAATAATAAGAAAATAGTAGTATTCACTTTCCTTGTAAAAATTCAGCACTGTGTTTAAAGTGTCAGTATTCCTTTAGCAATATACATACCAAATATAGGCCGAAGATTATGCTTTCTCACAGCTTCACAGACTTTTGACATGAACTTTTATGGTATAAACTAACATTCTGTTTAGATCAGTAAGTATGTGACATAAACACTTCACAAAGCGAGAGGAACACTGACCCTTTTAACGGTGTCTGACTGCTTCcctatattttaaaagatgcaacTATGCTGATGATAAATTTATGTTAGTTACTACTCTGTAGAAAAAATTGATCACACCGTATATTTGGTCACACACTGCATATGTACACGTATGCATGAAAAAAGTTACTTTGATAGCCGTGTCTATGAAAAGTGCATATTTTAGCAGAGACATTTATTGCATGTCTCAGGTGCAACAAAAAGTGTTGTATGAAGTTTATCTTAGGGCCAGTTAAATGTCCTCCCAGTGATCTGATAAAATTTTTGATTAAAAGGATGAAAGAACTTGCGCAATTTGGTAATGACAGAGGTATCCACCTCTGGATGGATGCGTCCCTTGCTACCCGCCAGGCACTTGTTAAAGACAATGTTAAACCGCAAGCAGTAAAATCCTCTGGTGGCATTGAAGTATAAATTGTACTGACTTATCCTTGGAGGAAGATTTAGGAACTTCTCGACCAGCTGGAGTTCTGGCAGTGGTTCTGTGATGAGCCGGTCTCCATCCACGATATGAAACTGCTCAATAGGGAAATATTTTAACCATCTCTCCAGATGTTTTGTGTAGATGCTGGTTCTCACCGCTTTATACTTAGTGTTCACTTCACAGGTATTAGGATCTATAGCTAGCTTCTCAAATTTGTAGTaagttttgttctttctttccttacCTTCCAGCACCTGAGTGTAATCAGAAATAGCTCTTGTGGTAGGTTCCCTGACAATGATCAATAATTTGATAGATGAGTTCATTTTGTAAATCCTTTCAGGTACTTCCTCAGTGATAAAATATGCAGGGCTTTTCTCAATTGTTATTTGATGAGGGtaagaaaaaggcatttttttccgGTACCACTCAATCCCCTTGGCATAGTTCTCATCATTGTCAAAGAAGTGAATCTCTTGAGAAGCTTTGACCACTGCTGGGTGAAGGTTCAGCATCTCCAGTAGTGCCCGGGTGCCTCCTTTCCTCACCCCAATGATAATGGCCTTGGGAAGCTGCTGAACCAGATTGTGCAGTCGAATTTGTTCCTTGGTGGCATTGCCCTTTCGGAATTCGTGGAGCAGCCCTCGCTTGAACTGCAGGGCTCGCAGCGGGATATCGTCCTGGCCGCGGGGTCCAAATCGACCATCgatggggcagaggggctgcaatCTGCAAGCAAAATAAGTGGCATTTGTAAAAGTGGCTAGCTCTTAAAGCAAGTTTTCTGTATAAGCAATCATGCTCTTGGAAACCTTTTGCAATGTAATGTGATGTGTCCATctttcaacttttattttattctgcCAATGATTAAATTGTTTCTAAATTATTTGATCATTGATTCTGGAATTCTGCTGTGATTTAGTTGAGTAACTCCTAACTCCACCCTTCTGCTCTTTGAAAGCACAGGCACTATAATTACTGTTCTCAGGGCTTCTTGAACCTTGTCTTGCCTCTCATATTCCTCATTACTTTGTGATTGCTTAGGCAGTTATTAAGGCATTCTAAGATGAATTTTATTTGGTCATTTTGACCTGAAAATCCAGTTAATTTAAGTTATCTCTTTCCAACACTTTTCCTATTCTAGCCCGAATTCTTTCCTGTACATCCTATTAGGTTGACTTTATTAAACGCTGATCCAGAGTTGGCCTTTTTAGCAAAATGGATGAAAAACAGCTTTCTGGGCATCATCTTTCAatattttccctcctctttaGAATACATCGACTGTTTTTGCTGTGAATCAGAAAGACCAAGGTTCTGAATCAGATATGATTAACAAGGTACAGAAAGCACAGCaagaaaaatttttaaaaatgcatttattgcCTCATTACATTGTTTTCTTATCATCATTTACGTACCTTCCCACTGAACATTTTGTGCCTTAccgtttcttctttttcctcgcCATTTTTGTGACATATTCACCCgcaattattttatattttatgctTTTCTAATGCCTCCTTCTTGCATTTGATGTCACTGAATGCAAGAAATGATTCACTAAGAAAAGTGTTAACATTTTGCTACGATAGAACCTTGAATAAGCCCTCATCTCTACTCCCAGATCAGCATTTTGGTCACTGTACAGGCCAATATTGCACTGGAGATGAAATTGGTGTGTAGAGAGAACTTACAAAGTCCTATAGAAATATGTCATTAATAATTTTGCAGAGCTATGCTCTCCAAAATTAAGGCTATATAAGAACAAAGGTTACCTAGGAAATTTTAATGTGAGCTCACTGTGAATATATATTATGATATGGTTCTTAAATTACATGGCCACATGCTATTATTTTTCACAGGACCCCTGCCTCATCCAGTATACCAGATGGGCAATGCTCATTAATAGCTGTTTAGGTATTCAGTATTTGGTCTGCTTTCTCAGCATGTGTCCTCTCACTCATTTACCGTATATTATTCAAACCCTGCTTTCAAGACAgagttatttatttctttatgtcCTTTCCATCCATCATTGCTTGTTAGGGTCTCTAATTTGACACTGATGCTAGGACAATGAATGGTTGGGACAAAGTAAGTTTGATCCCACTGGCTGACCCACTAGCTGTTTCCTTGATTATCCAGATGCTGAGAGATACATCCCGTCTAGACAGAGCTGGAGAAACAACCCAGATGACATTGCTGGGTTAGCATGAGCTCTAGCTAAGTCCTGCAGACTAATTAGAAGGTCTGATGAGAGATGAGttattgttatttcttttctcaagTTTCTAggctcttcttttcttttgttctctgccATATACTGTACAAGAGCCTGACTTGGTGGCAAAGACTGAGTCATTGAAATGCTGATGCAAACCTgccaatttaaaacaaaataaatgaagtaGAAAGCAATGTCTTGGCTTTACAGTAGTACACTGCGGTCAGACTGTGGTGTGGCTGGTAAGCCAGTCTTTCCACACCAGCAAACTGGCAGTTAAAAGCATAAGAAACAGAAGCTACAATTGctctctgttcttccttctccttctgtgTATTTGTTATTTGTTGTCAAGCAAAGAGGATTCCTCAACAGCAATTCCAGACCTATCTCAactaattttatctttttttgctCAAAATGACAGTTAGCACTGCCTTCAGTGTAACACAACAGCTTGTCAAACAGGGTGGTTtcctttaaaagtaaataaatactcAAGATATCCTCTAGCCTAAGGGAAAAGATTGGATGTTTTTAAATGTCCTTCCTCAAAATTTTATGGTTCAgtttttttactctttcctctttattctcctttctctaaacaataaaaaaattgtcttttaaaagaTCTTGACGGTGGTATTAAGCAGGCTGTCAGATCTTGGTAGTTGAATTCCCAGGTGTAACTATTTACTGTTACATTGCAagatgttaatattttttattctctgagtaatttttttccattaaaataacaGTCCTTTGCAAAGAATGAGAATGTGACATTTATTATATAACTGAAGTTACTCTCCCAAAACAGGCAATTTGTCAAACCACTACAGTAAAACTCCACAAATATTCTTCTCGAGAAAACTCACCATAAACCAATTCATCTCAGAGAACTGCATTTAACAAATTTCAAACCAAATAAAATAAGGCTGGTCAATCATAATGACAAATAGCAACTGTCTCTCCTGATCCAGAATACTTGCTAATTTTCTTCCAAGGGAGATGTCACAGTGGCAAAAGATTATAAGGCTGATTCCAGTAGGAGCATTTGAGAGCATGGAAATCAGGTAGCGGGCCTTCCCAAAACTGCCAGGCATACATACAGTCTGTTTGAGCTTCACCTGTGAAGCAGCTTCATGTGCTCAGGATCTGAAAGATGGTGGTTTCCCATGGAGACAAGTACTCAGTTTATTGGACTTTATGAGTCAATGAATCAGATATGCTAGTGGCAATTTCCCTTCAGGTCTAAGAAAACTCAAAACATTCCTATTGAAGAGATTACTAATTGTAGGCCATTCCCAGCTCTCTTGATCAAATTAGATGAGTATAAATTAAGTACAAATGAATTAGATTTTTTCCTGAACAATTAGTTATTTCAAAGTCTACTGAAGTCTCTCAGTGTCCTTTTACTGACGGATTCGACAAATATGGATTATGCTCTAGTGCTGAGACAGAAGAACTTTTCCAGTTAATTCATCTGTCTCTCATCTGTTCTAGtgattctttctctctctttttcctaaCAAGTCCAAATAAAGGATTGCTTTTATAGCAGTGTGGCATTTTTTGCAGTGGATAATGCAAGAGAATGAAACTGGATTTTACTGCCATTGGCAACATTATACATGAAACCAGTGAAATTCACTGCCACAGGAGGT from the Colius striatus isolate bColStr4 chromosome 2, bColStr4.1.hap1, whole genome shotgun sequence genome contains:
- the HS3ST5 gene encoding heparan sulfate glucosamine 3-O-sulfotransferase 5, encoding MLFKQQALLRQKLFVLGSLAIGSLLYLVARVGSLDRLQPLCPIDGRFGPRGQDDIPLRALQFKRGLLHEFRKGNATKEQIRLHNLVQQLPKAIIIGVRKGGTRALLEMLNLHPAVVKASQEIHFFDNDENYAKGIEWYRKKMPFSYPHQITIEKSPAYFITEEVPERIYKMNSSIKLLIIVREPTTRAISDYTQVLEGKERKNKTYYKFEKLAIDPNTCEVNTKYKAVRTSIYTKHLERWLKYFPIEQFHIVDGDRLITEPLPELQLVEKFLNLPPRISQYNLYFNATRGFYCLRFNIVFNKCLAGSKGRIHPEVDTSVITKLRKFFHPFNQKFYQITGRTFNWP